GAAGGAAGGGCCGGCCAGTTCATAAGTTTGCTCAATCTCGCTCCTTTTTCGAACCGCACGCTTCACTAAACGCCGATATTCCGTTTCAATGATTTCTCTTCTTAGCTGAGGCATTGCTTGGCTGCGGTATGAATTAGGCAAAAAAGGCTGAAAAGCCTGGGCAAACCGATAGACGAAGGTTGGAGAAAGCTCTTTTTCCAATGCGGCGATAAACTCCTGTAAATACTCCGTGGTGGGCCGTTCATACAACTGCCACGGCAGGACGAGTGGACCCAAATGCTCGCCGGAGCGCGTACGTACCGCGATGGCAAGGGCATTCTTTTCATTGCCTGACGGGGAGCAATAAGACTTGGCGGTTGCTTCCAGCAACCGGGCTTGGTTAAGCGCTTGCTGCAGCGGCGATGTTTTGTGTCCAATAGCAATACCGGTGGATGAAGTTGCGCCAGTTCCCAGGCCTTCCTTCTCACTGGCAAAAGCGTGACGTAACGCGTCGGCTGCCTCCAAAACCTGGTTAACAGGAAATAAAGCCAGCACGTCGTCGCCGCCAGCATAAATCAGTATGCCCTTGTGTTTGCTGACAATTTCAGGAACAGCCTCTCGCGAGAACCGGCTCAATCTGCGGCTGAGCTCCTGGACATCCGAACCGTCGGCAAACCGTTGCCCCATATTGTCGCCATCCATGAGTAGTACCGCGTAATACTTTGCTTCCTGGCCGCCGATTTCCACAACTGATTCATATTTACTAAAAATATTGTTGCTACACCGGTAATGCCGCTGGAAAATATCTCGGGCCATACGCTTGACAAGGCTAATGGCACAAAGATATTCGCGGTTCCGGATCCGGGCTTTTTCCAATTCTCCTTCATCATGGTCGTTAGCCGGTCGGAAGACCGGACTGCGCTGTTCCCAGGTGTTTTCTAATTTTCTCCGCAAATCGCCATAACGGTCTTTGTCCGCCAAGGGCTCATGGCATAAGGCGTCCAGGGCCGGATAA
This window of the Methylomusa anaerophila genome carries:
- the cas10 gene encoding type III-B CRISPR-associated protein Cas10/Cmr2 — protein: MPQQYAIFSIGPVQSFIAAARKLEDLWGGSYLLSYLIESTIANLYAAEASFELIYPRITAQEIKAKIGSQDPSLSIAHLPNRITFTLDTDDEGAVQLLKRAELHVRKEIGTLCAKAVELVFAEQKNIIDSLQDQIWQQTEAFLEVYWIVQSVGQTGGLQRQVVETRFQTLKNQRRLCPHQENGLACTLYPALDALCHEPLADKDRYGDLRRKLENTWEQRSPVFRPANDHDEGELEKARIRNREYLCAISLVKRMARDIFQRHYRCSNNIFSKYESVVEIGGQEAKYYAVLLMDGDNMGQRFADGSDVQELSRRLSRFSREAVPEIVSKHKGILIYAGGDDVLALFPVNQVLEAADALRHAFASEKEGLGTGATSSTGIAIGHKTSPLQQALNQARLLEATAKSYCSPSGNEKNALAIAVRTRSGEHLGPLVLPWQLYERPTTEYLQEFIAALEKELSPTFVYRFAQAFQPFLPNSYRSQAMPQLRREIIETEYRRLVKRAVRKRSEIEQTYELAGPSFHFYDILGLGAFIDLLKILTFFNRRRAEYE